A single genomic interval of Bacteroidota bacterium harbors:
- a CDS encoding sulfotransferase — translation MGYILFIRLLIDLTISRKFETWDIDEISLQNYLFKENPESYSSLIAHVYYFFAIVNNKKNITYWGDKNKLWKEKLDKVFFYFPKAKYIHIILDGRDVACSYLELKDKNSHSKYFPKLPYQIEEISERWRNNITFIENYLSKISNENKLVIKYEMLVSDTKYILSKIFDYLELDYSILSEGYYLNKKFEDIEPSEFKAWKYKLLEAPDINNISKYKRILTEDDQRNFNRIAGVF, via the coding sequence TTGGGATATATCTTATTTATCAGACTTTTAATTGATTTAACAATTAGTCGCAAATTTGAGACGTGGGATATAGATGAAATCAGTTTACAAAATTATTTATTTAAAGAGAATCCTGAAAGCTACTCGAGTTTAATTGCTCATGTGTATTATTTTTTTGCAATAGTTAATAATAAAAAAAATATCACTTATTGGGGAGATAAAAATAAGTTATGGAAGGAAAAACTCGATAAAGTATTTTTCTATTTTCCTAAAGCTAAGTATATCCATATTATACTTGATGGTAGAGATGTAGCGTGTTCATATCTTGAATTAAAGGATAAAAATTCCCATTCAAAATATTTCCCGAAACTGCCATATCAAATAGAGGAAATTTCTGAACGATGGAGAAACAATATTACATTTATTGAAAATTACTTGTCAAAAATTAGTAATGAAAATAAATTAGTGATAAAGTATGAAATGCTAGTTTCTGATACAAAGTATATTCTAAGTAAAATATTTGATTATTTAGAGTTGGATTACTCAATTTTATCAGAAGGTTATTATCTTAATAAGAAATTCGAAGATATAGAACCATCTGAATTCAAAGCCTGGAAATATAAATTATTAGAAGCACCAGATATTAATAATATTTCAAAGTATAAAAGAATATTAACAGAAGATGATCAACGTAATTTTAATAGAATAGCGGGTGTGTTTTAA
- a CDS encoding glycosyltransferase, whose amino-acid sequence MIKVLWFINTPSLAASELGIKVFSGGWLSALDTALQDRVELHVAFHFPKRINVIKKGRTMYYPLTLKNDRIRLLFNNYFGLNIKQNISSLEKKYSDLIKDINPDIIHIHGTENTFGFVFNVTKIPVVLTIQGFVSAVVAKSLLYNNWKYSKDLAVKIRRYKYLSMLEMNTIRNAKYIISKSNWSDLVINSLNMDATLFHQNNILKKEFYLNIWQPKKAHLGEWVITTVLGESVIKGLDIIFKTLMLLKDLSIKIRWQIIGIDSESKLLKYFSYKSKYKEIHRCIELKGKLGVNELINCLMNTDIYVMTSRIENSPNNLSEALLMGIPCISTNVGGVSSYIEEDVTGIMVPDGDQFAIAGAIVKYINNYEWAIKLGATARKKSLERHRVDYLADIQLEIYNDILKAQE is encoded by the coding sequence ATGATTAAAGTCCTATGGTTTATAAATACACCATCATTGGCAGCAAGTGAATTGGGTATAAAAGTATTTAGTGGAGGTTGGTTAAGTGCGTTAGATACGGCACTTCAAGATAGAGTGGAATTACATGTAGCATTTCACTTTCCTAAACGTATTAATGTTATTAAAAAAGGAAGAACAATGTATTATCCTTTGACTCTTAAAAATGATAGGATAAGACTACTATTTAATAACTATTTTGGTCTCAATATAAAACAAAATATAAGTTCTCTTGAAAAAAAGTATAGTGATTTGATAAAAGATATTAATCCGGATATCATTCATATTCATGGGACTGAGAATACATTTGGGTTTGTTTTTAATGTAACCAAAATACCTGTAGTATTAACAATTCAAGGTTTTGTAAGTGCGGTCGTTGCTAAAAGTTTGCTTTATAATAATTGGAAATATTCAAAAGATTTGGCTGTCAAAATAAGAAGGTATAAATACTTATCGATGCTTGAAATGAATACAATACGAAACGCAAAATATATTATTTCAAAGTCGAATTGGAGTGATTTAGTGATAAATTCATTAAATATGGATGCTACATTATTTCATCAAAATAATATTTTGAAAAAGGAATTTTATTTGAATATATGGCAACCTAAAAAAGCACACTTAGGAGAATGGGTTATAACTACTGTATTGGGTGAATCAGTTATTAAAGGGTTAGATATTATTTTTAAAACTCTAATGTTGTTGAAAGATCTATCAATTAAAATCCGCTGGCAGATTATAGGTATAGATTCTGAATCTAAATTATTAAAATATTTTAGTTATAAAAGTAAGTACAAAGAGATTCATAGATGTATAGAATTGAAAGGTAAGTTAGGAGTGAATGAATTAATAAATTGTTTGATGAACACAGATATATACGTTATGACCTCAAGGATAGAGAATAGTCCTAACAATTTATCTGAGGCATTATTAATGGGCATCCCGTGTATATCTACGAATGTAGGAGGTGTGTCTAGTTATATTGAAGAAGATGTAACTGGTATAATGGTCCCGGACGGAGACCAATTTGCAATTGCCGGTGCTATTGTAAAATATATTAATAATTATGAATGGGCAATTAAACTTGGTGCGACAGCTCGTAAAAAATCCTTAGAACGTCATAGAGTGGATTATTTAGCTGATATACAATTGGAAATATATAATGACATATTAAAAGCTCAGGAATAA
- a CDS encoding glycosyltransferase family 4 protein: MAYKLFFKRDADVLVVQTEDIQSRLTKKWPDKKVRVVSNTYSSLYVVPRNGLQKLPAKKKGEFRLLTLSAWYKHKNLSIINKIIDAMPPALLNRIRFVVTLAPSDFEMHFPKAYHDFIINVGTVLPADGPSLYAECDAMFLPTLLECFSASYAEAMAMKKPILTSDLGFAHTVCDDAALYFDPMNPQSVIDAITLLVDNDELQNTLIEKGIRRLNYFGTAKQRAEQYLDICKAAIHGN, encoded by the coding sequence ATGGCTTATAAATTATTTTTTAAAAGAGATGCAGATGTACTTGTTGTACAAACGGAGGATATACAAAGCAGACTAACTAAAAAATGGCCTGATAAAAAAGTGAGGGTAGTTTCCAATACTTATAGCTCCTTATATGTTGTTCCAAGAAATGGATTACAAAAACTACCTGCAAAAAAAAAGGGTGAGTTTCGCTTGCTTACTTTAAGTGCATGGTACAAGCATAAGAACTTGTCAATTATTAATAAGATCATTGATGCAATGCCACCGGCATTATTAAATCGAATTCGTTTTGTTGTTACATTGGCACCATCTGATTTTGAAATGCATTTTCCTAAGGCATATCATGACTTTATAATAAATGTTGGTACTGTGCTTCCTGCTGACGGTCCTTCTTTATATGCAGAATGCGATGCAATGTTTTTACCGACATTATTGGAATGTTTTTCTGCTTCTTATGCAGAAGCAATGGCAATGAAAAAACCAATACTTACAAGTGATCTTGGCTTTGCACATACAGTGTGTGATGATGCTGCATTGTATTTTGATCCGATGAATCCGCAAAGTGTTATTGATGCAATTACTTTGTTAGTGGATAATGATGAATTGCAAAATACTTTGATTGAAAAAGGTATTCGCCGCTTAAATTATTTTGGTACAGCAAAGCAACGGGCAGAGCAATATCTTGATATTTGCAAAGCAGCAATACATGGTAACTAG
- a CDS encoding glycosyltransferase, with protein MVYNNVLYIKQALDGILMQILNGSYEIVIGDDFSDDGTFEIIKQYELKYPHLIKVLERNIGDEYYQRRVKGNHLINFIDILNNCKGKYIALLDGDDYWIDPYKLQKQVDLLENNKRYSIVAHDVGLLYDGVEEVYPFQTIFDKQEFGFIDEFNHHFISTKCSFRRSELYGLPPAFENNLLEIYHWNYSY; from the coding sequence ATGGTCTATAATAATGTATTATATATAAAGCAAGCATTAGATGGAATTTTAATGCAAATATTGAATGGATCTTACGAAATTGTAATTGGTGATGATTTTTCAGATGATGGTACTTTTGAAATAATAAAGCAGTATGAATTAAAATATCCTCATTTAATAAAAGTACTTGAGCGAAATATTGGTGATGAATACTATCAAAGGAGGGTTAAAGGGAATCATCTCATTAACTTTATTGATATATTAAATAATTGTAAAGGAAAATATATTGCCTTATTAGACGGAGATGACTATTGGATAGATCCGTACAAATTGCAAAAGCAAGTAGATTTATTAGAAAATAATAAAAGATATTCAATAGTAGCACATGATGTAGGATTGCTTTATGATGGAGTTGAAGAAGTATATCCATTTCAAACAATATTTGATAAACAGGAATTTGGATTTATTGATGAATTTAATCATCATTTTATTTCTACTAAGTGTTCTTTTAGGAGAAGTGAACTGTACGGCTTGCCGCCTGCCTTCGAGAATAATTTGTTGGAGATATACCATTGGAATTATTCTTATTAA
- a CDS encoding acyltransferase, whose translation MISTHNNAKLIIGSNCGFSGTVIGCFSEIIIESNVKCGANTLITDGDWHFNDVRSSPPRPIYIEENVWIGVNVIVLKGVRIGRNSVIGAGSVVTKNIPSNVIAAGNPCRVIKKITHFDNA comes from the coding sequence ATGATTTCAACTCATAACAATGCTAAACTGATAATTGGAAGTAATTGTGGTTTTAGTGGAACTGTCATTGGATGTTTTTCCGAAATAATCATAGAATCAAATGTAAAGTGTGGTGCAAATACACTAATTACGGATGGTGATTGGCATTTTAATGATGTAAGAAGTAGTCCCCCCCGGCCGATTTACATTGAAGAAAATGTTTGGATTGGTGTGAATGTAATAGTTTTAAAAGGGGTGAGAATTGGACGCAACTCGGTTATAGGGGCGGGCAGTGTTGTTACTAAAAATATTCCATCTAATGTTATTGCTGCTGGTAATCCATGTAGAGTAATTAAAAAAATAACACATTTCGATAATGCATGA
- a CDS encoding sulfotransferase, with protein MVNDTPIFIIGNPRSGTSLLRLMLHSHPLISIPPGITFFFGLKKNTLIGIYLIYQTFN; from the coding sequence ATGGTTAATGATACACCCATTTTTATCATAGGAAATCCGAGGTCAGGCACATCGCTTCTTAGGTTAATGCTACATTCACATCCTTTGATATCTATACCTCCCGGAATCACATTTTTCTTTGGCTTGAAGAAAAATACTCTAATTGGGATATATCTTATTTATCAGACTTTTAATTGA
- a CDS encoding glycosyltransferase: MQTRFTNKIHRKILFQLIFPLISGFIVISENLVNIVKEFKTRNAQFVKIPILIDDECLKNVQIYDRFESPFIFHAGTLTEEKDGILIVFEAFSIVTTTTHPNLRLILSNYTTLPKVKENIQRIIEHYGVREKVKFHSHLNQIDLFEYYRKCSMVIINKPDNFRNKYNFSTKLGECMNFAIPIIATDVGDSSIYLKNNHNVLIIEDSYSSNEVANHIRKIMDNPKQSELLGINAFSTAQDSFNYSLHSDKLSSFFQNL, encoded by the coding sequence ATGCAAACCAGATTCACTAACAAAATTCATAGAAAAATTCTTTTTCAACTTATTTTCCCATTAATCAGTGGGTTTATTGTTATTTCAGAAAATCTAGTAAATATTGTTAAAGAGTTCAAAACCCGAAATGCTCAATTTGTCAAAATACCAATTTTAATTGATGATGAATGTTTAAAGAATGTGCAAATTTATGATCGTTTTGAATCACCTTTTATTTTCCACGCAGGAACATTAACAGAAGAAAAAGATGGGATACTTATAGTTTTTGAAGCCTTTTCTATAGTGACAACTACAACACATCCGAATTTGAGATTAATTCTTTCTAATTACACTACACTGCCAAAAGTTAAGGAAAATATACAAAGGATTATCGAACACTATGGGGTAAGAGAGAAAGTAAAATTTCACTCTCATTTAAATCAGATAGATCTTTTTGAGTATTATAGAAAGTGTTCAATGGTAATAATAAATAAACCGGATAATTTTCGAAATAAGTATAATTTTTCAACAAAGCTCGGGGAGTGTATGAATTTTGCTATTCCAATTATTGCAACAGATGTAGGTGATTCTTCAATCTATTTAAAGAATAACCATAATGTTTTGATAATCGAGGATAGCTATTCTTCAAATGAAGTCGCAAATCATATACGTAAGATTATGGATAACCCAAAGCAATCAGAACTGCTTGGAATAAATGCCTTTTCTACAGCGCAAGATAGTTTTAATTATAGTCTTCATAGTGATAAATTATCCAGTTTCTTTCAAAATTTATGA
- a CDS encoding DegT/DnrJ/EryC1/StrS family aminotransferase — translation MIPVTKPYLPKREVYDKYLDGVWQRQWLTNNGPLVNKFELQLKSYLNIRHLLFVGNGTLALQIAIKALGLKEEVITTPFSYVATTSSIVWEGCKPVFVDIDEHTLNIDPSKIEAAITENTSAILATHCFGNPCDIDAIQIIADKHKLKVIYDAAHCFGTLYKGKSVFHYGDISTTSFHATKLMHSIEGGAVFTSNPDLLKRMAYMRNFGHDGPEKFNGVGINGKNSEFHAAMGLCVLDDIEDLLVKRYELSLHYDSLIKNLKNIRRPLLQAGADYNYAYYAVIFESESVLIAIKKALERNEIFPRRYFFPSLSGLLYVNKVVTKFSDSISSRILCLPLYDSLTFEEQDMIFRIINRAINYG, via the coding sequence ATGATACCGGTTACTAAACCTTACTTGCCAAAAAGAGAAGTATATGATAAATATCTTGATGGAGTTTGGCAACGTCAATGGCTAACAAATAATGGCCCATTGGTTAATAAGTTTGAATTGCAACTCAAAAGTTATTTAAATATAAGGCATCTACTTTTTGTCGGTAATGGAACTTTAGCACTCCAAATTGCCATTAAAGCTTTAGGCTTAAAGGAGGAAGTAATTACTACACCTTTTTCCTATGTGGCAACAACAAGCAGTATTGTTTGGGAGGGATGCAAACCTGTTTTTGTTGATATTGATGAACATACTTTAAATATTGATCCATCAAAAATTGAAGCGGCGATTACTGAAAATACAAGTGCTATTTTAGCTACACATTGTTTCGGTAACCCATGTGATATTGATGCAATTCAAATAATTGCTGATAAGCATAAACTTAAAGTAATTTATGATGCAGCACATTGCTTTGGAACATTATATAAAGGTAAAAGCGTGTTTCATTACGGAGATATAAGTACAACTAGTTTTCATGCAACTAAACTGATGCATTCAATTGAAGGTGGTGCAGTATTTACATCTAATCCTGATTTATTGAAACGTATGGCTTATATGCGCAACTTCGGACATGATGGACCTGAAAAATTTAATGGCGTTGGTATAAATGGTAAGAATTCTGAGTTTCATGCTGCGATGGGATTGTGTGTTCTTGATGATATAGAGGATTTATTGGTAAAAAGATATGAACTATCCCTGCACTATGACAGTCTTATAAAAAATTTAAAAAACATAAGAAGACCATTACTGCAGGCCGGGGCAGATTATAATTATGCATATTATGCTGTGATTTTTGAATCAGAATCTGTTTTGATTGCTATTAAGAAAGCATTAGAGAGAAACGAGATTTTTCCAAGAAGGTATTTCTTTCCTTCTTTATCTGGTCTGCTATATGTTAACAAGGTTGTAACGAAGTTTTCAGATTCTATAAGTAGTAGGATTCTGTGTTTACCATTATATGATTCATTAACCTTTGAAGAGCAAGATATGATTTTTAGAATAATAAACCGAGCAATTAATTATGGTTAA
- a CDS encoding class I SAM-dependent methyltransferase produces the protein MDEIIVNKFRNKQVLDYLDVGSGDGIRAISIAKKIACKKITLVDNSEILHSCRNLTSDINISLNLIKSSICEIQITKKYDLITCLWNVLGHLNDIDERERTFLKFKKVLSKHGSLVIDVNNRYNISNYGYVNVMHNLSRDILNDLNSGWFTLNIGNDSTNVYIHAPLEIDAMCNKVGLKVSQVIYIDYNSGEVKDTFFEGQLLYIISHA, from the coding sequence GTGGATGAAATAATTGTGAATAAATTTAGAAATAAGCAAGTTTTAGACTATTTGGATGTAGGCTCCGGAGACGGTATAAGAGCAATTTCAATCGCTAAAAAGATAGCATGTAAAAAAATAACATTGGTAGACAATAGTGAGATTTTACATAGTTGTAGAAATTTAACTTCAGATATTAATATAAGTTTAAACCTAATTAAGTCTTCGATTTGTGAAATTCAAATTACTAAAAAATATGACTTAATAACATGCTTATGGAATGTGTTAGGTCATTTAAATGATATTGATGAAAGAGAAAGGACTTTCTTGAAATTCAAGAAAGTCCTTTCAAAGCATGGAAGTTTGGTTATTGATGTAAATAATAGATATAATATTTCAAATTATGGTTATGTAAATGTAATGCATAATCTATCAAGAGATATATTGAATGACCTTAACAGCGGCTGGTTTACTCTTAATATTGGAAATGATAGCACTAATGTTTATATACATGCACCATTGGAGATAGATGCCATGTGTAATAAAGTTGGACTTAAAGTGAGCCAAGTAATTTATATTGATTACAATAGTGGTGAGGTCAAGGATACATTTTTTGAAGGTCAGTTGCTTTATATAATTAGTCATGCTTAA